A genomic window from Cucumis melo cultivar AY chromosome 8, USDA_Cmelo_AY_1.0, whole genome shotgun sequence includes:
- the LOC103500822 gene encoding thioredoxin-like 3-3, translating into MEDKEKKGLEGTGSCLPVNHHGNLKSASSDQDFKDVLLQIKSSKTTAVINYGASWCRVCSQILPAFCRLSNNFPKVSFIYADIDECPETTQHIRYTPTFHFYRDGERVDEMFGAGEERLHDRLWLHS; encoded by the exons ATGGAGGACAAGGAGAAGAAGGGGCTAGAAGGCACTGGTTCGTGTCTTCCAGTCAATCACCATGGCAACTTGAAGAGTGCTTCTAGCGATCAAGATTTCAAGGATGTTCTTCTTCAAATCAAGTCCTCCAAAACCACT GCAGTTATCAATTATGGGGCATCTTG GTGTCGTGTGTGCAGTCAGATTCTTCCAGCATTTTGTCGATTGAGTAACAATTTTCCGAAAGTTTCTTTCATCTATGCAGACATTGATGAATGCCCAGAAACAACTCAACACATTCGTTACACTCCGACATTTCATTTTTACCGTGACGGTGAAAGAGTGGATGAGATGTTTGGTGCTGGGGAGGAACGACTGCACGACAGGTTGTGGTTGCACTCTTAA